One part of the Desulfovibrio sp. genome encodes these proteins:
- a CDS encoding chemotaxis protein CheA: MSQEFFDPELFADFIAEAKEHLETIEPNLLELEKAPDNLALLNDIFRPMHSLKGASGFLGLNRINQLAHKSENILDELRKGTMVVTSEIMDVILASTDALRQMIDNLESTNAEGDVEIEHIMAQIDAIMAGEVAPQPAAEPEAVDMPPAEESVAAEAPAEASAYAETAEQAEEADSAPEDAADEDADKQLNGAGIKQNSGEPAMSGKDWVLTLPEIPSYTLTAFGEGHLKDFIDESNDTIENLTNALLDLEENPIGRDELVNDIFRFFHNMKGNSGIIGYTELNALTHEAETLLNNVRQGKITPTHELIDLLLLVVDVLEALVQRINIEGGSATPFIIDPVVKQLQIAQTGGPISLPTELLEAQASQNGSDQQEAEADEAVAETAPAGEHAPVEVVMPTIIAVGTENEDIDAFSATVRQQFEIIHAGLETLKKDGSHKESIDALYRCLMAVKNACAFMEFEEIKVYAERTAGIVDQGRISGIDFELMVDLLEQEVAIIRDMIQQKIDSASAPAAAAAEAPAPEAKKEESPAKPEVKAEKEPAAASAPAVSTAAPEAAKPQQPATAEPAAAKPVAQEKPAEAAKPAAPAKPAAQAKPAAPAKPAAPAKPAAPAAQAAAPAQENHKGSSTIRVDHERLDHLMNLIGELIINRNRYTLIARSLEDSGHDVDISQVAQSLSETTYAMARISDDLQDTIMKVRMVPVSSVFSRFPRLVRDLSRKSGKEVDLVMEGEETELDKSVVEVIGDPLVHLIRNSVDHGIESEEQRLAAGKPAKGKVVLRAFHKGNSVAIEIEDDGKGIDPAKMREIAVRKGVITPEEAAQLDDRESLELIFAPGFSSAEKITDISGRGVGMDVVRTNIKNLKGSVNTYSEVGKGTRFTLSLPLTLAIIDALMVNVSGQMYAIPLDAVSETTKIEAERLTDVKGRKAVTLRGEVLGVVELSEMLGLPRTDPLPDVLSVVVIHDNERRLGLVVDRLLERQEIVIKPLGAYLGDLKGISGATIMGDGSVILILDPHEIYILATSKASSMGSGEQGKQAVSARM, translated from the coding sequence ATGAGCCAGGAATTTTTTGATCCGGAACTTTTCGCCGACTTTATCGCGGAAGCCAAGGAACATCTCGAAACTATCGAGCCGAATCTGCTTGAGCTTGAAAAAGCTCCGGACAACCTTGCCCTGCTGAATGATATCTTTCGTCCCATGCACTCCCTCAAAGGGGCATCGGGCTTTCTGGGGCTGAACCGTATCAACCAGCTTGCACACAAGTCAGAAAATATTCTGGACGAACTGCGCAAAGGCACCATGGTTGTGACCTCGGAAATCATGGATGTCATCCTGGCCTCCACAGATGCCCTGCGCCAGATGATCGACAATCTGGAATCCACCAACGCCGAAGGCGACGTGGAAATTGAACATATCATGGCCCAGATCGACGCCATCATGGCTGGCGAAGTTGCGCCGCAGCCAGCGGCGGAGCCAGAGGCCGTAGATATGCCCCCGGCAGAAGAATCTGTGGCAGCAGAAGCCCCGGCTGAAGCTTCCGCATACGCGGAAACCGCTGAACAGGCTGAAGAAGCCGACAGCGCCCCTGAAGATGCAGCCGACGAAGACGCCGACAAGCAGCTCAACGGGGCCGGAATAAAGCAGAATTCGGGCGAGCCTGCCATGTCTGGCAAGGACTGGGTGCTTACCCTGCCCGAAATCCCTTCATATACCCTTACCGCCTTTGGCGAGGGCCACCTGAAAGATTTTATCGATGAGTCCAACGACACCATCGAAAACCTTACCAATGCCCTGCTGGATCTGGAAGAAAACCCCATTGGCCGCGACGAACTGGTCAACGATATCTTCCGCTTCTTCCACAACATGAAGGGCAACAGCGGCATTATCGGCTACACCGAGCTCAATGCCCTTACCCACGAAGCAGAAACCCTGCTCAACAATGTTCGGCAGGGCAAGATTACGCCCACGCACGAGCTCATCGACCTCTTGCTGCTCGTTGTGGATGTGCTTGAAGCTCTGGTACAGAGAATCAACATTGAAGGCGGGTCTGCCACCCCCTTCATCATAGACCCTGTGGTCAAACAGCTGCAAATAGCGCAGACCGGCGGCCCCATTTCCCTGCCCACGGAGCTTCTCGAAGCCCAGGCCAGCCAGAATGGCTCGGACCAGCAGGAAGCCGAGGCCGATGAAGCCGTTGCCGAAACGGCACCCGCCGGGGAGCATGCACCCGTTGAGGTGGTCATGCCCACCATCATTGCCGTAGGCACTGAAAACGAAGACATTGACGCTTTTAGCGCCACCGTGCGCCAGCAGTTTGAGATCATCCACGCCGGGCTTGAAACGCTCAAGAAGGATGGCAGCCACAAGGAATCCATAGATGCCCTCTACCGCTGCCTTATGGCGGTCAAGAATGCCTGCGCCTTCATGGAATTTGAAGAAATCAAGGTCTATGCAGAACGCACTGCTGGTATTGTGGATCAGGGACGCATCAGCGGCATTGATTTTGAACTCATGGTTGATCTGCTGGAGCAGGAAGTTGCCATTATCCGGGACATGATCCAGCAAAAGATTGACAGCGCTTCAGCTCCTGCTGCCGCTGCAGCAGAGGCACCTGCCCCTGAGGCCAAAAAGGAAGAATCCCCCGCCAAGCCGGAAGTAAAGGCAGAAAAAGAACCTGCCGCTGCCAGTGCCCCTGCCGTATCTACCGCTGCTCCTGAGGCCGCAAAGCCCCAGCAGCCTGCCACGGCAGAACCCGCCGCGGCCAAACCGGTGGCGCAGGAAAAGCCCGCCGAGGCTGCCAAGCCTGCCGCTCCAGCCAAACCAGCAGCCCAGGCCAAGCCTGCGGCTCCAGCCAAGCCTGCGGCCCCGGCAAAGCCTGCAGCTCCGGCAGCCCAGGCGGCAGCCCCTGCCCAGGAAAATCACAAGGGCTCTTCTACCATCCGCGTTGACCATGAGCGCCTCGACCATCTCATGAACCTGATTGGCGAACTCATCATCAACCGCAACAGGTACACCCTTATTGCCCGCTCGCTTGAAGACAGTGGGCATGATGTGGATATTTCGCAGGTTGCCCAAAGCCTCTCTGAAACCACCTATGCCATGGCGCGCATTTCTGATGATTTGCAAGACACCATCATGAAGGTACGCATGGTTCCGGTTTCTTCTGTTTTCTCGCGCTTTCCCCGGCTGGTACGCGACCTTTCGCGCAAAAGCGGCAAGGAAGTTGACCTGGTCATGGAAGGTGAAGAAACAGAACTGGACAAGAGCGTGGTGGAAGTTATCGGCGACCCCCTCGTGCATCTTATCCGTAACTCTGTTGACCACGGCATCGAGTCCGAAGAGCAGCGGCTGGCCGCTGGCAAGCCCGCCAAGGGCAAGGTTGTGCTGCGAGCCTTTCACAAGGGCAACTCAGTGGCCATTGAAATCGAGGATGACGGCAAGGGCATCGACCCCGCAAAAATGCGCGAAATCGCTGTGCGCAAGGGAGTTATCACTCCCGAAGAAGCCGCCCAGCTCGACGACCGTGAATCGCTGGAGCTCATCTTTGCACCCGGTTTTTCGTCGGCAGAAAAGATCACCGATATTTCTGGCCGCGGCGTGGGCATGGACGTGGTGCGCACCAACATCAAAAACCTCAAGGGCAGCGTCAACACCTACTCCGAGGTGGGCAAGGGCACGCGCTTTACCCTGAGCCTGCCCCTCACGCTGGCAATCATTGATGCTCTTATGGTCAATGTTTCCGGTCAGATGTACGCCATCCCCCTTGATGCGGTTTCTGAAACCACCAAGATTGAGGCCGAGCGCCTTACAGACGTCAAGGGACGCAAGGCCGTCACCTTGCGCGGCGAAGTACTTGGTGTTGTTGAACTTTCAGAGATGCTGGGCCTGCCCCGCACCGATCCTCTGCCCGATGTGCTCTCGGTTGTGGTCATTCACGACAACGAACGCCGTCTGGGCCTTGTGGTCGACCGCCTGCTGGAACGCCAAGAAATCGTTATCAAGCCTCTGGGCGCATACCTGGGCGACCTCAAGGGCATTTCTGGCGCAACCATCATGGGCGACGGCTCGGTCATTCTGATTCTCGACCCGCACGAAATCTACATACTGGCCACATCCAAAGCCTCATCCATGGGATCGGGCGAACAGGGCAAACAGGCAGTATCAGCCAGAATGTAA
- a CDS encoding nitroreductase family protein, with amino-acid sequence MIELLSNRRSIRKFTTEAVSDEHLEKLLAAALLAPSSKDTRPVELVAVRDKAMIETLAACRDSGTMPLRTATLVLAVTADTNKADVWVENASIAATLVQLEAESLGLGSTWVQMRLRTNGAKSAEDEVRKTLGIPQNYGVLCLLAIGHKDEEKQPRQLDAADWARTHKELF; translated from the coding sequence ATGATCGAACTTCTGAGCAACCGTCGCAGCATCCGCAAGTTCACAACCGAAGCCGTGAGCGATGAGCACCTTGAAAAGCTGCTTGCCGCGGCCCTGTTGGCCCCTTCCTCAAAAGATACCCGCCCTGTCGAGCTTGTGGCAGTGCGCGACAAGGCTATGATTGAAACCCTTGCCGCCTGCCGTGACTCGGGAACCATGCCACTGCGCACAGCGACACTGGTGCTGGCTGTAACGGCTGACACCAACAAGGCCGACGTATGGGTCGAAAATGCCTCTATCGCCGCCACACTGGTGCAACTGGAGGCGGAAAGCCTTGGTCTGGGCTCTACATGGGTGCAGATGCGCCTGCGCACCAACGGTGCAAAATCTGCCGAGGACGAAGTTCGCAAAACCCTTGGCATTCCACAAAACTATGGCGTACTCTGCCTGCTGGCCATTGGGCACAAGGATGAAGAAAAGCAGCCCCGTCAGCTCGATGCTGCCGACTGGGCCCGCACCCACAAAGAGCTATTCTAG
- the rpmB gene encoding 50S ribosomal protein L28 → MSKECIFCGKKPQVGNLVSHSNIKTKRRFNPNLQRVRHQFPDGSVRTLSVCTRCIRSGAVTKPTVRKQA, encoded by the coding sequence ATGAGCAAGGAATGCATCTTTTGCGGCAAAAAGCCCCAGGTCGGCAATCTTGTGAGCCACTCCAACATCAAGACCAAGCGCCGCTTCAATCCCAATTTGCAGCGTGTGCGTCACCAGTTCCCCGACGGCAGCGTTCGCACCCTTTCCGTGTGCACCCGTTGCATTCGCTCCGGCGCGGTGACCAAGCCCACGGTGCGTAAGCAGGCTTAA
- a CDS encoding rhomboid family intramembrane serine protease, which translates to MRTITPRIFVFSRYWRLRRRPNSLPLSWRPVASSQGTTRYTRFRELLLVLNACGIPHQTIQMSGREYIYVPALLENVALYELGAFVKESITPAPQAPPLPVYPHAFVAALALLPLILWYGWRVGWWHVPPLLPAPELWNSAGVLDVVRVRVFNEWYRTVTALTLHASLTHLCGNVAFGSIFLTLLARLTGIGRALWLTLLGGALGNALTVLLRPRPVLSLGFSTALFASIGAISGYMACQQQGRRKAMLPVAAAAALLAMLGTEGENTDYAAHLAGLGCGLALGAFEAWRVRSDRAGLGQWLAAAVTALLVVSAWWLAFATINS; encoded by the coding sequence ATGCGCACCATAACGCCAAGAATTTTTGTTTTTTCGCGCTACTGGCGCTTGAGGCGCAGGCCCAACAGCCTGCCTCTCAGCTGGCGTCCTGTTGCCAGCAGCCAGGGCACTACGCGTTACACACGATTTCGCGAGCTGCTTCTGGTACTCAATGCCTGCGGCATACCGCACCAGACCATCCAGATGAGCGGCAGGGAATACATCTATGTGCCTGCGCTGCTGGAGAACGTGGCCCTTTACGAGCTGGGGGCCTTTGTAAAAGAAAGCATCACCCCTGCTCCACAAGCGCCACCGCTTCCCGTGTACCCTCACGCCTTTGTGGCCGCCCTTGCCCTGCTGCCCCTCATACTCTGGTACGGCTGGCGCGTGGGCTGGTGGCACGTGCCTCCTCTGCTGCCAGCGCCGGAACTATGGAACAGCGCGGGTGTTCTGGACGTGGTGCGGGTGCGCGTTTTCAACGAGTGGTACAGAACAGTCACCGCTCTCACCCTGCACGCCAGCCTGACCCACCTTTGCGGCAATGTGGCCTTTGGCTCCATATTTCTCACCTTGCTGGCCCGCCTTACCGGTATTGGCAGAGCCTTGTGGCTCACCCTGCTGGGCGGCGCGCTGGGCAATGCCCTTACGGTTCTGCTGCGGCCACGCCCCGTGCTCAGCCTGGGCTTTTCAACCGCGCTGTTTGCCAGCATTGGTGCAATTTCCGGCTACATGGCCTGCCAGCAACAGGGCAGGCGCAAGGCCATGCTGCCCGTGGCTGCTGCCGCTGCACTGCTGGCAATGCTGGGCACAGAAGGCGAAAATACCGATTATGCCGCCCACCTGGCGGGGCTTGGCTGCGGGCTGGCGCTGGGCGCTTTTGAGGCCTGGCGAGTGCGCAGCGACCGCGCGGGGCTTGGACAATGGCTGGCAGCGGCGGTCACCGCCCTGCTTGTGGTCTCGGCCTGGTGGTTGGCTTTTGCAACCATCAACAGCTGA
- a CDS encoding threonine/serine exporter family protein: MMLTDCLVDGALAAVAAVGFAAISRPTKRIAVMAGLLAAAGHMSRFLLLQAHVGIASASLCAGLIISFCSMPIARRCHTPAEMFVFPALLPMIPGMFAYKAILATLKFLNTAGTAQGETVLVSVVYNGLTAFFIMCALAIGAILPLLLFHREAPLGRTLHRLSQNSKPL, from the coding sequence ATGATGCTGACAGATTGTCTTGTTGATGGTGCGTTGGCGGCGGTTGCCGCCGTTGGTTTTGCCGCCATATCGCGGCCTACCAAGCGCATAGCCGTGATGGCCGGATTGCTGGCCGCCGCCGGGCATATGAGCCGTTTTTTGCTGTTGCAGGCCCACGTGGGCATTGCCAGCGCTTCGCTTTGCGCAGGCCTGATAATTTCATTCTGCAGCATGCCCATTGCGCGGCGGTGTCATACCCCGGCAGAAATGTTTGTGTTTCCCGCACTATTGCCCATGATTCCCGGCATGTTTGCCTACAAGGCCATTCTGGCGACGCTCAAGTTTCTTAATACTGCCGGTACTGCGCAGGGCGAGACTGTGCTGGTGAGTGTGGTCTATAATGGGCTGACGGCTTTTTTTATCATGTGCGCGCTTGCAATCGGGGCCATACTGCCCCTGTTGCTTTTCCATCGTGAAGCCCCGTTGGGGCGCACACTGCACAGGTTGAGCCAGAACAGCAAGCCACTATAG
- a CDS encoding threonine/serine exporter family protein, which translates to MGLINGQGSCNGLPAMAAVCNESGTIQGEGGAGSATGTDGAVLTAKELIEFIQVFSSTLLGAGGQTTRVDRTACRIARAYGFEVELAIFPKHLMLSVIKPAEGGIPAERRTAVSSIVSGAPNFQRVAALNALSWSIADEGLSLDEARQRFSAICAVPTLNPVLLRFLVACANAAFCGLFNGDLPAMGLVFAATLLGFYLRQKLLHWGLDLKVTFFLCSFAASLLASLGVVLQLGSTPQTAMAASVLFLIPGIPLINAMLDILDGHVLMGVSRLIQASTLIICIALGLATTMLLMGVDSL; encoded by the coding sequence ATGGGTTTGATCAACGGGCAGGGTAGTTGTAATGGTCTGCCTGCTATGGCGGCGGTTTGCAACGAAAGCGGCACAATACAGGGCGAAGGCGGCGCTGGTAGCGCCACCGGTACTGATGGGGCTGTGCTTACCGCCAAAGAACTTATCGAGTTTATTCAGGTTTTTTCTTCGACCTTGCTTGGGGCAGGCGGGCAGACCACACGGGTGGACCGCACCGCCTGCCGCATAGCGCGGGCCTACGGCTTTGAGGTTGAACTGGCGATCTTTCCCAAGCATCTCATGCTTTCGGTCATCAAGCCCGCCGAGGGGGGCATTCCTGCGGAGCGTCGCACTGCAGTGAGCTCCATTGTTTCGGGTGCGCCCAATTTTCAGAGGGTGGCCGCGCTCAACGCCCTGAGCTGGAGCATAGCTGACGAGGGCCTCAGCCTTGACGAGGCGCGCCAGCGTTTCAGCGCCATTTGCGCAGTGCCCACTCTCAATCCCGTGTTGCTGCGTTTTCTTGTGGCCTGCGCCAATGCGGCATTTTGCGGTCTGTTTAACGGCGACCTGCCCGCCATGGGGCTGGTTTTTGCTGCAACGCTGCTGGGCTTTTATCTGCGGCAAAAGCTGCTGCACTGGGGCCTTGATCTGAAGGTCACCTTTTTTCTGTGCTCATTTGCGGCATCGCTGCTGGCATCGCTGGGCGTTGTGCTGCAACTGGGCAGCACGCCGCAAACCGCCATGGCTGCCAGCGTGCTCTTTCTTATCCCCGGTATTCCGCTTATCAACGCCATGCTCGACATTCTCGACGGCCATGTGCTCATGGGCGTTTCACGGCTTATTCAGGCAAGCACGTTGATCATCTGCATTGCCTTGGGCTTGGCCACAACCATGTTGCTTATGGGAGTGGACTCGCTATGA
- a CDS encoding ornithine carbamoyltransferase, translated as MARHILSIKGLGEKASWLLVQQALGMPEPKLQTDFMAQRVALLMFSQHSLPERLCVSAAVRQMGGAVVYEGNRGSWRTEMSDYQEHLLPVFSYYIDCMYMYGLPVGGWDMESSCLRFPLINAGSPDAHPAHALADIACMLRNSRYLNGVTCAWIGCVNGTLHSLIEATAWFPFALRVAVPSHTDIAPLREEVSRLGSAVTFHETPEDAVCGANYVFAGCRSGLTDEEREHWRVEPGLLSKAANDVRLMLSASPVAAIGVDDTILASKASLLVQQAEYRLRVHKRMLHWVFLDNETRI; from the coding sequence ATGGCAAGACATATTTTGAGTATCAAAGGTCTTGGTGAAAAGGCTTCCTGGTTGCTGGTGCAGCAGGCTTTAGGCATGCCCGAGCCAAAGCTGCAAACAGATTTCATGGCCCAGCGCGTTGCTCTGCTTATGTTTTCGCAGCATTCACTGCCCGAGCGGCTCTGTGTTTCGGCCGCTGTGCGGCAAATGGGCGGCGCTGTGGTGTACGAGGGTAACCGTGGCAGCTGGCGCACAGAAATGAGCGATTATCAGGAACATCTGCTGCCGGTGTTCAGCTATTACATTGACTGCATGTACATGTACGGCCTGCCCGTGGGCGGCTGGGACATGGAATCCTCGTGCCTGCGCTTTCCCCTGATCAACGCAGGCAGCCCCGATGCCCACCCCGCCCATGCTCTGGCAGACATTGCCTGCATGCTGCGCAATTCGCGCTATCTCAATGGCGTCACCTGCGCCTGGATTGGCTGCGTCAACGGCACACTGCATTCGCTTATTGAAGCAACGGCATGGTTTCCTTTTGCCTTGCGTGTGGCAGTACCTTCGCATACAGATATTGCGCCGCTCAGGGAGGAAGTGTCCCGGCTGGGTTCAGCTGTTACCTTTCATGAAACCCCTGAAGACGCGGTGTGCGGGGCCAACTATGTTTTTGCGGGCTGCCGTAGCGGCCTGACCGACGAAGAACGCGAACACTGGCGTGTGGAGCCGGGGCTGCTGTCCAAAGCGGCCAACGATGTGCGCCTGATGCTCAGTGCTTCGCCGGTGGCAGCCATTGGTGTTGATGATACCATTCTGGCAAGCAAGGCATCGCTGCTGGTGCAGCAGGCCGAGTACCGCCTGCGTGTGCACAAGCGCATGCTGCACTGGGTTTTTCTTGATAATGAAACCAGGATATAG
- a CDS encoding HAD family hydrolase, with protein sequence MRAFIFDLDGTLVDSLEDIGQACNDVLASHGYPVHPLPKYRFYVGRGFHKLVGDALPEGETARLSSGDLAALIAEARAQYGKNMCVRTKPYEGITEALHTLAGQGHSLAVLSNKPDDLTVELVRRYFPDVPFALVRGGREGVPLKPEADAPLDMLRHMAVLPSASFYVGDSNVDIFTARNAGMTSIGVAWGFRGAEELRAAQADHVIETPEALTRLAMEA encoded by the coding sequence ATGAGAGCTTTTATTTTTGATCTGGACGGAACGCTGGTTGACAGCCTGGAAGACATCGGCCAGGCCTGCAACGACGTTCTCGCCAGCCACGGTTACCCCGTCCACCCCCTGCCAAAGTACAGGTTCTATGTGGGTCGAGGCTTTCACAAGCTTGTTGGGGACGCCCTGCCTGAAGGGGAAACAGCCAGACTTTCTTCTGGCGATCTCGCTGCGCTGATTGCCGAGGCACGTGCCCAGTACGGCAAAAACATGTGCGTGCGCACAAAGCCCTACGAGGGTATCACCGAAGCGCTGCACACGCTGGCCGGTCAGGGGCACTCCCTGGCGGTGCTTTCAAACAAGCCCGACGACCTCACTGTTGAGCTGGTTCGCCGTTACTTTCCAGACGTGCCATTTGCCCTTGTGCGCGGTGGACGTGAAGGCGTGCCCCTCAAGCCCGAGGCAGATGCCCCCCTAGACATGCTGCGACACATGGCGGTTTTGCCCTCGGCAAGCTTCTATGTGGGCGACAGCAACGTGGACATATTCACCGCCCGCAATGCGGGTATGACCTCAATCGGTGTTGCCTGGGGTTTTCGCGGTGCAGAAGAACTGCGCGCGGCCCAGGCAGATCATGTCATCGAAACACCAGAGGCGCTGACGCGCCTTGCCATGGAGGCATAG
- a CDS encoding 4Fe-4S binding protein: MKRPIIEIDEEKCNGCGQCVLDCAEGALAIIDGKAKLISDVYCDGLGACLNCPEGALRLVEREAPEFDEEAALTAKAKREGATATRHHHGGCPGSMARTLTPLTGGPAAAGAGDLRAQVPTWPIQLRLLPPSAPFLKGANILLAAHCAGFALPNLHSEWMRGRVPIIACPKLEDNEVLAEKLTAIIKHGGISGITVLRMSVPCCGGLERLVHRAIEAAGSTLTPETHIVQL, translated from the coding sequence ATGAAACGTCCCATCATCGAGATCGACGAAGAAAAGTGCAACGGCTGCGGACAGTGTGTGCTTGATTGTGCAGAGGGCGCTCTTGCCATCATTGACGGCAAGGCCAAGCTTATCAGCGATGTATACTGCGACGGGCTCGGGGCCTGCCTTAACTGCCCAGAAGGCGCACTGCGCCTTGTGGAACGGGAAGCTCCCGAATTTGACGAAGAAGCAGCACTGACCGCCAAGGCCAAACGTGAAGGTGCAACAGCGACCCGCCACCACCACGGCGGCTGCCCTGGCAGCATGGCCCGTACCCTCACGCCGCTTACGGGCGGCCCGGCTGCTGCTGGCGCAGGCGACCTGCGGGCACAGGTTCCCACCTGGCCCATACAGCTGCGCCTGCTGCCCCCAAGCGCCCCGTTTCTGAAGGGCGCGAACATTCTGCTGGCAGCACACTGCGCGGGTTTTGCCCTGCCCAACCTGCACAGCGAATGGATGCGTGGTCGCGTGCCCATTATTGCCTGCCCCAAACTTGAAGATAACGAAGTGCTGGCAGAAAAGCTGACCGCCATCATCAAGCATGGCGGCATTTCGGGCATTACCGTACTGCGCATGAGCGTACCCTGCTGCGGTGGGCTTGAAAGACTCGTGCACCGCGCCATCGAAGCGGCAGGAAGCACCTTGACGCCGGAGACGCATATTGTACAATTGTAA
- the metA gene encoding homoserine O-succinyltransferase — MPIKIPADLPACAALESENIFVMTEDRAVQQDIRPLEIAIVNLMPTKIATETQLLRLLSNSPLQVNITLLRTEAHESKNTPAQHLERFYKTFAEIRHGSFDGMIVTGAPVEHLPFEDVDYWHELLDIMAFAQSRVYSTLYICWAAQAALYHFYGIPKYTLPSKVSGVFEHDILQPGCRLFRGFDDTFTAPHSRHTEVRANDLIKQPGLRILAESQEAGLALAESLDHSQVFMTGHLEYDRDTLDAEFRRDQERGMNPIPPSHYYPGNDPANLPRVNWRAHAHLFYCNWLNYYVYQETPFSLTAIARNRQGQ; from the coding sequence ATGCCTATCAAGATTCCTGCGGATCTTCCCGCCTGTGCAGCGCTTGAGAGCGAAAATATTTTTGTGATGACGGAAGACCGCGCTGTCCAGCAGGACATCCGCCCGCTGGAAATAGCCATCGTCAATCTCATGCCCACCAAGATCGCCACAGAAACGCAGCTTTTGCGGCTTTTGAGTAATTCGCCCCTTCAGGTTAACATTACCCTGTTGCGTACCGAAGCCCACGAATCAAAAAATACGCCCGCACAGCATCTTGAGCGCTTTTACAAAACCTTTGCCGAAATACGCCACGGCAGCTTTGACGGCATGATCGTGACCGGTGCGCCCGTGGAACATCTGCCTTTCGAGGATGTGGACTACTGGCACGAGCTGCTCGACATCATGGCTTTTGCGCAAAGCCGCGTGTACTCTACCCTGTACATATGCTGGGCGGCGCAGGCGGCCCTGTACCATTTTTACGGTATTCCCAAATACACCCTGCCTTCCAAGGTATCGGGCGTGTTTGAACACGATATTTTGCAGCCTGGCTGCCGCCTGTTCCGGGGTTTTGACGACACGTTCACTGCCCCGCATTCGCGCCACACGGAAGTGCGCGCCAATGACCTGATCAAGCAGCCCGGCCTGCGCATTCTTGCCGAATCGCAAGAAGCGGGTCTCGCCCTAGCCGAAAGCCTCGACCACTCGCAGGTCTTCATGACCGGCCACCTCGAATACGACAGGGACACCCTCGATGCGGAATTCAGACGCGATCAGGAGAGGGGCATGAACCCGATCCCTCCCAGTCACTACTACCCTGGCAATGATCCCGCAAACCTGCCCCGCGTAAACTGGCGGGCTCACGCGCACCTGTTCTATTGCAACTGGCTCAACTACTACGTCTATCAGGAAACGCCTTTCAGCCTTACAGCAATCGCCCGCAACCGGCAGGGCCAGTAA
- a CDS encoding Rrf2 family transcriptional regulator, with protein MPMRFSTRTRYGLRFLLRLAAQPQGSLLQLGQVAREENISSGYLEQIVRALRPMGILRAVRGSGGGYSLAKSPADINIEEVFQHLEGEISPVRCLSKGRHCQREAHCSTRGFWTELDAHIRSFLQRRTLQEIIDSEKCSVTGGNHVELH; from the coding sequence ATGCCTATGCGATTTTCTACCAGAACCCGTTACGGATTGCGCTTTTTGCTGCGTCTGGCGGCCCAGCCCCAGGGCTCTCTTTTGCAACTGGGGCAGGTGGCCCGCGAAGAAAATATTTCTTCGGGCTATCTGGAACAGATAGTGCGGGCATTGCGCCCCATGGGCATTCTGCGGGCTGTACGCGGATCTGGCGGCGGCTACTCCCTTGCCAAATCGCCGGCCGACATTAACATAGAAGAAGTCTTTCAGCACCTTGAGGGAGAAATCTCCCCTGTGCGCTGCTTGAGCAAGGGCCGCCACTGTCAGAGGGAAGCCCACTGCTCCACGCGGGGATTCTGGACAGAACTTGATGCTCACATACGCTCATTCCTGCAAAGGCGCACCCTGCAGGAAATAATAGATTCAGAGAAATGCTCCGTAACGGGAGGCAATCATGTGGAATTACACTAA